A genomic segment from Desulfovibrio aminophilus DSM 12254 encodes:
- a CDS encoding sigma-54-dependent transcriptional regulator: MAETILFVDDDPNFLASLRRSLRGLDIETEADPARGLEKVCARGRYAVVVADMRMPGVDGIRLLAAAARKSPETVRIMLTGHPEMSTAIDAVNKGQVYRFLTKPCSLATLKETLDAALIQHRLRVESREPLPAPDGGGRGATQGGLGGMVGQSRKMRDIFALIRQLAGVETTVLVTGESGTGKELVAEALHALGPRAKKPLVRLNCSALAPSLLESELFGHVRGAFTGAVKDTIGRFQAAQGGTLFLDEIGDLPHSVQIKLLRFLEQKEYERVGDHATIRADVRVVAATNVNLPQKVREGLFREDLYYRLRVVELTLPPLRERAEDIPLLIEHFVTHFSEKFGRAISGVTGDILALFLRYPWPGNVRELKHTLEHAAVLCRDGNITPEHLPPELAAFAQSKGFDPLHPQAGGPGRGDILEALNRTDWNKAKTARLLGVSRSTLYRKLLEYGITRFPG, encoded by the coding sequence GGTCTGGAAAAGGTCTGCGCGCGCGGGCGCTACGCCGTGGTGGTGGCCGACATGCGCATGCCCGGCGTGGACGGCATTCGGCTGCTGGCCGCCGCGGCGCGCAAGTCCCCGGAAACCGTGCGGATCATGCTCACCGGGCACCCCGAGATGTCCACGGCCATCGATGCGGTGAACAAGGGCCAGGTCTACCGTTTTCTGACCAAACCCTGCTCTCTGGCCACGCTCAAGGAGACTCTGGACGCCGCCCTGATCCAGCATCGGCTGCGCGTGGAGTCCCGCGAACCCCTGCCGGCCCCGGACGGCGGGGGGCGCGGCGCGACGCAAGGGGGCCTGGGCGGCATGGTGGGCCAGAGCCGTAAGATGCGCGACATCTTCGCCCTCATCCGCCAGTTGGCCGGGGTGGAGACCACCGTGCTCGTCACCGGCGAGTCCGGCACCGGCAAGGAACTGGTGGCCGAGGCGCTGCACGCGTTGGGGCCCCGGGCCAAGAAGCCGCTGGTACGGCTGAACTGCTCGGCCTTGGCCCCGAGCCTGCTGGAAAGCGAACTCTTCGGCCATGTGCGCGGGGCCTTCACCGGCGCGGTCAAGGACACCATCGGCCGGTTCCAGGCCGCCCAGGGCGGCACGCTCTTCCTGGACGAGATCGGGGATCTGCCGCATTCCGTGCAGATCAAGCTGCTGCGTTTCCTGGAGCAGAAGGAGTATGAACGCGTGGGCGACCACGCCACCATCCGGGCCGACGTGCGGGTAGTGGCGGCCACCAACGTGAACTTGCCGCAGAAAGTCCGCGAGGGCCTGTTCCGCGAGGATCTGTACTACCGCCTGCGGGTCGTGGAGCTGACCCTGCCGCCCCTGCGCGAACGGGCCGAGGACATCCCGCTGCTCATCGAGCACTTCGTGACGCACTTCAGCGAGAAGTTCGGCCGGGCCATCTCCGGCGTGACCGGGGACATCCTGGCCTTGTTTCTGCGCTATCCCTGGCCGGGCAATGTCCGGGAGTTGAAACACACCCTGGAGCACGCCGCCGTGCTCTGCCGGGACGGCAACATCACGCCCGAGCATCTGCCGCCGGAATTGGCCGCCTTCGCCCAATCCAAGGGCTTCGACCCCCTGCACCCGCAGGCCGGGGGACCGGGCCGGGGCGACATTCTGGAGGCCCTCAACCGCACGGATTGGAACAAGGCCAAGACCGCCCGCCTGCTCGGCGTGAGCCGCAGCACACTCTACCGCAAGCTTCTGGAATACGGCATCACCCGCTTCCCCGGCTGA
- a CDS encoding phage regulatory CII family protein, with the protein MYRKNITKIVQDMVLEGERPAKQLAADLGKPYSTLLREVNPFDKNAKLGVETLMQIMKLTKNEAPLRYMAQELGFTLVPVTKAARAELSFCSVKGSETRAKAAG; encoded by the coding sequence ATGTATCGCAAGAACATAACCAAGATCGTGCAGGACATGGTTCTGGAGGGTGAACGACCGGCCAAGCAGCTGGCGGCCGATCTCGGCAAGCCCTACTCCACGCTGCTGCGCGAGGTGAACCCTTTCGACAAGAACGCCAAGCTCGGCGTGGAAACCCTCATGCAGATCATGAAGCTGACCAAGAACGAGGCGCCACTGCGCTACATGGCCCAGGAACTGGGCTTCACGCTCGTGCCCGTGACCAAGGCCGCGCGGGCGGAGCTGTCGTTCTGCAGCGTCAAGGGAAGTGAAACCCGCGCCAAGGCCGCGGGCTGA
- a CDS encoding sensor histidine kinase encodes MPSPAPPIKASTPLPPRLLVVTREAADLKFVEEALAGLHLAPDAVLTVPGGQEAGETPWRAAVIFSSTDDEPLKQARAVRALPGCPPVLLLTPEGWSAQGRVFPCRCAYLPRSVDAAELRRILLDLLEEPGRGDCGARRFFRSLVEFLGGVMVLASADDLRILEWPRGAEVLFGASRDQALGRPFPELLEPLLGAAGGLAGLPKNGRGLLHEEVSIPRPDGPPIQLLRSVYADVLGGARVLALFFYDVSERRKRDRLMGIAQRLESIGRLASGIAHEINTPIHYIGDNIRFLEQSFAGMDGVLRLFLACLEGVRRGEDPAPHLERIEAAIAAADLDFLESEIPLAISQSMEGVERVAAIVRGMKKFAHPEQEERRHVDLNQALRDALLVARNEWKYVAEVVTDFDEGLPLVSCLAGDLNQVFLNIIVNAAQAVEESARGRGGKGRITVSTRRDGDFVEILVADTGVGIAKRDQGRVFDPFFTTKEVGRGTGQGLAIAHSIVVDKHGGTITFTSEEGRGTRFSIRLPLTPRPEDRRP; translated from the coding sequence ATGCCCAGTCCGGCCCCACCGATAAAGGCCTCCACGCCGCTTCCGCCCCGTCTGCTTGTGGTGACCCGCGAGGCCGCCGACCTGAAGTTCGTGGAGGAAGCACTGGCGGGTCTGCATCTCGCGCCCGATGCGGTTTTAACTGTTCCCGGCGGCCAGGAGGCGGGCGAAACGCCCTGGCGCGCGGCCGTGATCTTCTCCTCCACCGATGACGAGCCCCTGAAACAGGCCCGGGCCGTGAGGGCGCTTCCCGGCTGCCCTCCCGTGCTTCTATTGACGCCGGAGGGCTGGTCCGCCCAAGGCCGCGTCTTTCCCTGCCGCTGCGCCTACCTGCCGCGTTCCGTCGATGCGGCGGAACTGCGCCGGATACTGCTGGATCTGCTGGAGGAGCCCGGGCGAGGCGATTGCGGCGCGCGCCGGTTTTTCCGTTCCCTGGTGGAGTTTCTCGGCGGGGTGATGGTCCTGGCCTCGGCTGACGACCTGCGCATCCTGGAATGGCCCCGGGGGGCCGAAGTTCTTTTCGGCGCGTCTCGCGATCAGGCCTTGGGCCGCCCTTTTCCCGAGCTCCTCGAGCCCCTGCTGGGGGCTGCCGGGGGGCTGGCCGGACTGCCGAAGAACGGTCGCGGCCTGCTGCACGAGGAAGTCTCCATACCCCGCCCGGATGGACCGCCGATCCAGCTTTTGCGCAGCGTCTACGCCGACGTGCTCGGCGGCGCCCGGGTGCTGGCCCTGTTCTTCTACGACGTGTCCGAGCGGCGGAAACGGGATCGGCTCATGGGCATCGCCCAGCGCCTGGAATCCATCGGCCGCCTGGCCTCGGGAATCGCCCACGAGATCAACACCCCGATCCACTACATCGGCGACAACATTCGTTTTCTGGAACAGTCCTTCGCGGGCATGGACGGGGTCTTGCGCCTGTTCCTCGCCTGCCTGGAGGGCGTGCGCCGGGGCGAGGATCCGGCCCCGCACCTGGAGCGCATCGAGGCGGCCATCGCGGCGGCGGACCTCGATTTCCTGGAGTCCGAAATCCCCCTGGCCATCAGCCAGTCCATGGAGGGGGTGGAGCGGGTGGCGGCCATTGTGCGCGGGATGAAGAAGTTCGCCCATCCCGAGCAGGAGGAGCGCCGCCACGTGGACCTCAACCAGGCCCTGCGGGACGCCCTGCTGGTGGCGCGCAACGAATGGAAGTACGTGGCGGAAGTGGTCACGGACTTCGACGAGGGGCTGCCCCTGGTGAGCTGTCTGGCCGGGGATCTGAACCAGGTCTTTCTGAACATCATCGTCAACGCGGCCCAGGCCGTGGAGGAGTCGGCGCGCGGGCGCGGCGGCAAGGGGCGGATCACGGTCTCCACCCGCCGCGACGGCGATTTCGTCGAAATCCTGGTGGCCGATACCGGAGTGGGCATCGCCAAGCGCGACCAGGGGCGGGTTTTCGACCCCTTTTTCACCACCAAGGAGGTGGGGCGCGGCACGGGCCAGGGATTGGCCATCGCCCATTCCATCGTGGTGGACAAGCACGGCGGGACCATCACCTTCACCTCCGAGGAGGGGCGGGGAACCCGCTTCTCCATCCGTCTGCCCCTGACTCCCCGTCCGGAGGATCGCCGCCCATGA
- a CDS encoding response regulator — MKKCVLFVDDEQNMLDALRRMLRPMTVEWDMHFARSGDEALMVLAQEPVDVVITDLRMPGMDGGELLKVIQESRPDVVRIVLSGHADYNMVMKSVKQAHQFLTKPCSTDVIREALEKAYNLRRILTNEAAKAIVSRIESLPSVPDLYVRVVEEVRRKDSSLGRIGAIISEDPAMTAAILKMVNSSFFGFFRPVTNPVQAVNLLGTEIVKGLILSAHLFSVFDFSRFPRYSMDVLVDHSLATGRIASAIAKFEGMPPEMVDECFIAGMLHDIGKLILASRFEKEYLAVLRTVQRENRTVWEVEREVLKTSHAELGAYLLGLWNLPGAVVDALAFHHEPVLAGVGRDFSPLTAVHAANALEHELRIINREYAQHPPDPEYLEHMGLTGHLPQWKELCAEIYEPRE; from the coding sequence ATGAAGAAATGCGTTCTTTTCGTCGATGACGAGCAGAACATGCTCGACGCCCTGCGCCGCATGCTCCGCCCCATGACCGTGGAATGGGACATGCATTTCGCCCGCAGCGGCGACGAGGCCCTGATGGTCCTGGCCCAGGAGCCGGTGGATGTGGTCATCACGGACCTGCGCATGCCCGGCATGGACGGCGGCGAACTGTTGAAGGTCATCCAGGAGTCCCGGCCGGACGTGGTGCGCATCGTGCTCTCGGGCCATGCTGACTACAACATGGTCATGAAGTCGGTGAAACAGGCCCACCAGTTCCTGACCAAGCCCTGTTCCACGGACGTCATTCGCGAGGCCCTGGAGAAAGCCTACAACCTGCGCCGCATCCTGACCAACGAGGCGGCCAAGGCCATCGTCTCGCGCATCGAGAGCCTGCCGAGCGTGCCGGACCTCTATGTGCGCGTGGTGGAGGAGGTGCGCCGGAAGGACTCCTCCCTGGGTCGCATCGGGGCGATCATCTCCGAGGATCCGGCCATGACCGCCGCCATCCTCAAGATGGTCAACTCCTCCTTCTTCGGCTTTTTCCGACCGGTGACGAACCCGGTCCAGGCCGTGAACCTTCTGGGCACTGAGATCGTCAAGGGCCTGATCCTTTCCGCCCACCTCTTCTCGGTCTTCGATTTCAGCCGGTTCCCACGCTACTCCATGGACGTGCTGGTGGACCACAGCCTGGCCACCGGGCGCATCGCCTCGGCCATCGCCAAGTTCGAGGGCATGCCTCCGGAAATGGTCGATGAGTGTTTCATCGCGGGCATGCTGCACGACATCGGCAAGCTCATCCTGGCCTCGCGCTTCGAAAAGGAATACCTGGCCGTGCTGCGCACCGTGCAGCGGGAGAATCGCACGGTCTGGGAGGTGGAGCGCGAGGTGCTGAAGACCTCCCACGCCGAGTTGGGCGCCTACCTCCTGGGACTCTGGAACCTGCCCGGGGCCGTGGTCGACGCCCTGGCCTTCCACCACGAGCCCGTGCTGGCGGGCGTGGGCCGCGACTTTAGCCCGCTCACCGCCGTGCATGCGGCCAACGCCCTGGAACACGAACTGCGGATCATCAACCGGGAATACGCCCAGCATCCCCCCGATCCGGAATACCTCGAGCACATGGGCCTCACCGGGCATCTGCCCCAGTGGAAGGAACTCTGCGCCGAGATCTACGAGCCTCGGGAATAG
- the fdnG gene encoding formate dehydrogenase-N subunit alpha — MPVTRRDFLKISAATAVTTAFGGLGLGCAARGKAGGPVALPADRIQALKPEWSKQTTSVCCYCSVGCGLIVNTSLSSKRAVNTEGDPDHPINQGALCAKGSAIWQMAENDKRPKTVLYRAPYSDKFEAKPWDWALKRIARLVKDTREAGFSAKNGKGEIVNRVNNLASVGSAALDNEECWAYQAMLRSLGLVYIEHQARIUHSATVAALAESFGRGAMTNHWIDFQNSDCILIMGSNPAENHPICWKWVTKAQERGSTVVHVDPRFTRTSAKADMHFMLRSGSDIAVLGGMINYILSNDLIFKDYVVNYTNASFLVSGKFGFKDGLFAGYDAQKRAYDKSNWAFEVDADGVPKKDPTLQDPRCVYQLLKKHYARYDLKKVAGISGMPKDDLVKLYKAYAATGKRDKAGTILYAMGWTQHTVGVQNIRAMCMIQLLLGNIGIAGGGVNALRGESNVQGSTDQGLLFHILPGYLPTPASALDSLAVYNEKNTPVSKDPKSANWWQNRPKYMASFLKSMWEETEPEQSYSWLPKIDPGGSGAYSWLALFDKMSKGQFKGFFAWGMNPACSGANANKTRKALANLDWMVNVNLFENETGWFWQGPDMDPKTIKTEVFFLPCAASIEKEGSITNSGRWMQWRYAGPTPYGESKPDGDIIAHLFKEIQALYKKEKGVLSEPILKATWNKTNKHGEFDPHATARLINGAFLKDVTIGDKVYKKGEQVPSFAMLQADGSTTSGNWLYAGSYTDKNKAALRDTKQTPEQAAIGLFPNWSWCWPVNRRILYNRASCDPTGKPWDQAKTVVSWNAADKKWIGDVPDGPWAPEAKYPFIMTKEGFGQIFGPGLNDGPFPEYYEPLECPVSGHPFSKQLHNPTAIAFEGEDKAVCDPRYPFVCSTYRVTEHWQTGVLTRWLPWLVEAEPQMFCEISPELAKLRGIANGDKVTVSSLRGSLWAVAIVTPRLKPFKVQGQTLHQVGIPWHFGWIHPKDGGDSANLLSPSVGDPNTGIPETKAFMVNVRKA; from the coding sequence ATGCCAGTCACGCGAAGGGACTTCCTCAAGATCAGCGCCGCCACAGCCGTGACCACGGCCTTCGGCGGCCTGGGCCTCGGTTGCGCGGCCCGGGGCAAGGCGGGGGGGCCCGTGGCCCTGCCGGCCGACCGCATCCAGGCCCTGAAGCCGGAGTGGAGCAAGCAGACCACGTCGGTGTGCTGCTACTGCTCGGTGGGCTGCGGGCTCATCGTGAACACCTCGCTTTCCAGCAAACGCGCCGTCAACACGGAAGGCGACCCGGATCACCCGATCAATCAGGGCGCCCTGTGCGCCAAGGGATCGGCCATCTGGCAGATGGCCGAGAACGACAAGCGGCCCAAGACCGTGCTTTACCGCGCGCCTTATTCCGACAAGTTCGAGGCCAAGCCCTGGGACTGGGCGCTCAAGCGCATCGCCCGTCTGGTCAAGGACACCCGCGAGGCCGGTTTCAGCGCCAAGAACGGCAAGGGCGAGATCGTCAACCGCGTGAACAACCTCGCCTCCGTCGGCTCGGCGGCCCTCGACAACGAGGAATGCTGGGCCTACCAGGCCATGCTCCGGAGCCTCGGCCTGGTGTATATCGAGCACCAGGCACGTATCTGACACAGCGCTACTGTGGCGGCTCTGGCAGAGTCGTTCGGACGCGGCGCGATGACCAATCACTGGATCGACTTCCAGAACAGTGATTGCATTCTCATCATGGGCAGCAACCCTGCCGAAAACCATCCCATCTGCTGGAAATGGGTGACCAAGGCCCAGGAACGGGGTTCCACCGTGGTCCACGTGGACCCGCGCTTCACCCGCACCTCGGCCAAGGCGGACATGCACTTCATGCTCCGCTCGGGCTCGGACATCGCCGTGCTCGGCGGCATGATCAACTACATCCTGAGCAACGACCTGATCTTCAAGGATTACGTCGTCAACTACACCAACGCTTCCTTCCTGGTCTCCGGCAAGTTCGGATTCAAGGATGGGCTCTTCGCCGGCTACGACGCTCAGAAGAGGGCTTACGACAAGTCCAACTGGGCTTTCGAGGTGGATGCCGACGGCGTGCCCAAGAAGGATCCCACCCTTCAGGATCCGCGTTGCGTCTATCAGTTGCTCAAGAAGCACTACGCCCGTTACGACCTGAAGAAGGTCGCCGGGATCAGCGGCATGCCCAAGGACGACCTGGTCAAGCTGTACAAGGCCTACGCGGCCACGGGCAAACGGGACAAGGCCGGAACGATCCTCTACGCCATGGGCTGGACCCAGCACACCGTGGGCGTGCAGAACATCCGCGCCATGTGCATGATCCAGCTCCTGCTGGGCAACATCGGCATCGCCGGAGGCGGGGTCAACGCCCTGCGCGGCGAGTCCAACGTCCAAGGCTCCACGGACCAGGGCCTGCTGTTCCACATCCTGCCCGGCTACCTGCCCACCCCGGCGTCGGCCCTGGACAGTCTGGCGGTCTACAACGAGAAGAACACGCCGGTGTCCAAGGATCCCAAGAGCGCCAACTGGTGGCAGAACCGGCCCAAGTACATGGCCAGCTTCCTCAAGTCCATGTGGGAGGAGACCGAGCCGGAGCAGTCCTACTCCTGGTTGCCCAAGATCGACCCGGGCGGGTCCGGAGCATACTCCTGGCTGGCGCTCTTCGACAAGATGAGCAAGGGCCAGTTCAAGGGCTTCTTCGCCTGGGGCATGAACCCGGCCTGTTCCGGGGCCAACGCCAACAAGACCCGCAAGGCCCTCGCGAACCTGGACTGGATGGTCAACGTCAACCTCTTCGAGAACGAGACCGGCTGGTTCTGGCAGGGCCCGGACATGGACCCCAAGACCATCAAGACCGAGGTCTTCTTCCTGCCCTGCGCCGCCTCCATCGAAAAGGAAGGCTCCATCACCAACTCCGGCCGCTGGATGCAGTGGCGCTACGCCGGGCCGACGCCCTACGGCGAGAGCAAGCCGGACGGCGACATCATCGCTCACCTGTTCAAGGAAATTCAGGCCCTGTACAAAAAGGAGAAGGGCGTTCTGTCGGAGCCCATCCTCAAGGCCACCTGGAACAAGACCAACAAGCACGGGGAGTTCGACCCGCACGCCACGGCCAGGCTGATCAACGGCGCGTTCCTCAAGGACGTGACGATCGGTGACAAGGTCTACAAGAAGGGTGAGCAGGTTCCGAGCTTCGCCATGCTCCAGGCCGACGGCTCCACCACCTCGGGCAACTGGCTCTACGCCGGTTCCTACACGGACAAGAACAAGGCCGCCCTGCGCGACACGAAGCAGACTCCCGAACAGGCCGCCATCGGCCTCTTCCCCAACTGGTCCTGGTGCTGGCCGGTGAACCGGCGCATCCTCTACAACCGCGCCTCCTGCGATCCGACGGGCAAGCCCTGGGATCAGGCCAAGACCGTGGTTTCCTGGAACGCGGCGGACAAGAAGTGGATCGGCGACGTGCCGGACGGCCCCTGGGCCCCGGAGGCGAAGTATCCCTTCATCATGACCAAGGAGGGATTCGGCCAGATCTTCGGCCCGGGCCTCAACGACGGCCCGTTCCCGGAGTACTACGAACCCCTGGAGTGTCCGGTGTCCGGGCATCCCTTCTCCAAGCAGCTGCACAACCCCACGGCCATCGCCTTCGAGGGCGAGGACAAGGCGGTCTGCGATCCCCGCTACCCCTTCGTCTGCTCCACCTACCGGGTCACCGAGCACTGGCAGACCGGCGTGCTCACCCGGTGGCTGCCGTGGCTCGTCGAGGCCGAGCCGCAGATGTTCTGCGAGATCTCGCCCGAACTGGCCAAGCTGCGCGGCATCGCCAACGGCGACAAGGTCACCGTCTCCAGCCTGCGCGGCTCGCTCTGGGCCGTGGCCATCGTGACCCCGAGGCTCAAGCCGTTCAAGGTCCAGGGCCAGACCCTGCACCAGGTCGGCATCCCGTGGCACTTCGGATGGATTCATCCCAAGGACGGCGGCGACTCCGCCAACCTGCTGAGTCCCTCGGTCGGTGATCCCAACACCGGCATCCCGGAGACCAAGGCCTTCATGGTCAACGTCAGGAAGGCCTAA
- a CDS encoding 4Fe-4S dicluster domain-containing protein: protein MNGKSFFVDLSKCTACRGCQVSCKQWKKLPAEKTVNTGSHQNPADLSFNTLKVVRFSERVDKGKVRWFFLPDQCRHCVEPPCKMASSVEGSILHDQATGAVVFTPLTAQEDFEIIRGACPYDIPRQDPVTKVMSKCDMCTDRVRAGMLPACVKTCPTGAMNFGDRDEMLKLAQKSLAGVKKKWPKAQLVNADDVRVIFLAVEEPEFYAKTLMAQASEQMRFATRRDLLAQLLRPVRSMTSV from the coding sequence ATGAACGGTAAGAGCTTCTTCGTCGATCTGAGCAAGTGCACGGCGTGCCGGGGCTGCCAGGTCTCCTGCAAGCAGTGGAAGAAACTGCCCGCGGAGAAGACGGTCAACACCGGCTCCCATCAGAATCCGGCGGACCTCTCCTTCAATACCTTGAAGGTGGTCCGCTTCTCGGAACGCGTGGACAAGGGCAAGGTGCGCTGGTTCTTCCTGCCGGATCAGTGCCGACACTGTGTGGAGCCGCCGTGCAAGATGGCCTCCAGCGTGGAAGGCTCGATCCTGCACGACCAGGCCACCGGCGCGGTGGTCTTCACCCCGCTCACGGCCCAGGAGGACTTCGAGATCATCCGCGGGGCCTGCCCCTACGACATCCCGCGCCAGGATCCGGTCACCAAGGTCATGTCCAAGTGCGACATGTGCACCGATCGGGTTCGGGCCGGAATGCTTCCGGCCTGCGTCAAGACCTGTCCCACCGGCGCCATGAACTTCGGCGACCGGGACGAGATGCTGAAGCTGGCCCAGAAGTCGCTGGCCGGCGTCAAGAAGAAGTGGCCCAAGGCCCAGTTGGTGAACGCCGACGATGTGCGGGTCATCTTCCTGGCCGTGGAGGAACCGGAGTTCTACGCCAAGACCCTGATGGCCCAGGCGTCCGAGCAGATGAGATTCGCCACGCGGCGTGATCTCCTGGCTCAGCTCCTGCGGCCCGTGCGCAGCATGACCTCCGTCTGA
- a CDS encoding TlpA family protein disulfide reductase, producing the protein MKRLAVSLGILLCLLAATAQATGQPPPRQMDQRRLEAFLSEPVPARMVFFMAAWCAPCRQELPALQSLWLKYEGRGLDLAGVSLDMDPGAMRELLKQVGGVGFPVYWAGEEPIMRYGLSGIPLLLIFQNGREVERIAGAKTEEELEALILKVLKQAGR; encoded by the coding sequence ATGAAACGGCTCGCTGTCTCCCTCGGCATCCTGCTGTGTCTTCTGGCGGCGACGGCCCAGGCGACGGGACAACCGCCCCCGCGGCAGATGGACCAGCGACGCCTCGAGGCCTTCCTCAGCGAACCCGTTCCGGCCCGGATGGTCTTCTTCATGGCCGCATGGTGCGCGCCCTGCCGCCAGGAACTGCCCGCGCTTCAGAGTCTCTGGCTCAAGTACGAGGGACGCGGGCTCGACCTCGCCGGGGTCAGCCTGGACATGGACCCCGGAGCCATGCGGGAATTGTTGAAACAGGTCGGGGGCGTGGGGTTTCCGGTCTACTGGGCCGGAGAAGAACCGATCATGCGGTACGGCCTCTCCGGCATACCGCTCCTGCTGATTTTCCAGAACGGTCGCGAGGTGGAACGCATCGCCGGCGCCAAGACCGAGGAGGAGCTGGAAGCCCTGATCCTCAAGGTTCTGAAACAGGCCGGTCGCTGA
- a CDS encoding peroxiredoxin, translating into MKRALCCLLLTVCLASALPARAALLSPESVYGLGEMKPRDSALRVKVGDMAPDFALPALGGATVRLSDYRGKKNVVLSFVPAAFTPVCSDQWPGYNLARPLFEKRDTVLLGITTDNLPSLHAWTLQMGGVWFPVLSDFWPHGRVAGAYGVLRGDGMAERALVVIDRKGVIRSIDVNDINQRPELGELIRRLDALR; encoded by the coding sequence ATGAAAAGAGCGCTCTGCTGCCTGTTGTTGACCGTCTGCCTGGCATCGGCATTACCGGCCCGGGCCGCCCTGCTCTCCCCTGAAAGCGTGTATGGGCTGGGCGAAATGAAACCCCGCGACAGCGCGTTGCGGGTCAAGGTGGGCGACATGGCCCCGGATTTCGCCCTGCCCGCGCTGGGCGGCGCGACGGTCCGGCTTTCGGATTACCGGGGCAAAAAGAACGTGGTCCTGTCCTTCGTGCCTGCGGCCTTCACCCCGGTCTGCTCGGACCAGTGGCCGGGGTACAACCTGGCCCGTCCTCTCTTCGAAAAACGCGACACCGTCCTGCTCGGCATCACCACCGACAACCTGCCCTCGCTGCACGCCTGGACCCTCCAGATGGGCGGCGTCTGGTTCCCGGTGCTCTCCGACTTCTGGCCCCACGGCCGGGTCGCCGGGGCCTACGGGGTGCTGCGCGGCGACGGCATGGCCGAACGGGCCCTCGTCGTCATCGACCGAAAGGGCGTCATCCGCTCCATCGACGTGAACGACATCAACCAGCGGCCCGAACTGGGCGAACTCATCCGCCGACTGGACGCGTTGCGATGA
- a CDS encoding peroxiredoxin family protein, with amino-acid sequence MKRLAASLAILAILALSARAQPAPGSFLADMELSGPLTPEQAASLGISKDARTFRLSQVKAEFLLLEIFSMYCPHCQREASRVNELDAALRSSPWAGRILLLGLGAGNSSFEVDVFREQYKIPFPLFADPDFTMHKALGQVGTPCFILVGLPGDERGLPVLDSLTGGFGDTKAFLDRLATAAGLKK; translated from the coding sequence ATGAAACGGCTGGCGGCTTCGTTGGCGATCCTGGCGATCCTGGCACTTTCCGCCCGCGCCCAGCCCGCTCCGGGCTCCTTCCTGGCCGACATGGAGCTGAGCGGTCCACTGACGCCGGAACAGGCTGCCTCTCTCGGCATTTCCAAGGACGCGCGGACCTTCCGCCTCTCCCAGGTCAAGGCCGAGTTTCTGTTGCTGGAGATCTTCAGCATGTACTGCCCGCACTGCCAGCGCGAGGCGTCCCGGGTCAACGAGCTGGATGCGGCCCTCCGGTCCTCGCCCTGGGCCGGGCGCATCCTCCTGCTGGGCCTGGGCGCGGGAAATTCGTCCTTCGAGGTGGATGTCTTCCGCGAGCAGTACAAGATCCCCTTCCCCCTCTTCGCGGACCCGGACTTCACCATGCACAAGGCCCTTGGGCAGGTCGGCACCCCCTGCTTCATCCTCGTCGGGCTGCCGGGCGACGAACGCGGATTGCCGGTCCTGGACTCCCTGACTGGCGGATTCGGGGATACCAAAGCCTTTCTGGACCGGCTGGCGACCGCCGCCGGGCTCAAGAAGTGA